The sequence below is a genomic window from Streptosporangium lutulentum.
CCCACGAACCCCGGTGGCTTTTCACCCCGATCGAATCGGCGGAAAGCGAAAGGCGGCCCTCACGGGGGAACCCCCCTGACGGCCGCCTCGGCGGGGCAGGAACCCCTGCCGTCCCTAGACCGGCGTGCCGTAGCTCGCGCGGACGCGCAGGACGTGCTCCACCAGGGTGATGAGCGTGCCCTTGACGGAGTCACGGTAGCGGGCGTCGGTGCGCACGACGGGGATGTGCGGGGCCAGCGCCAGGGCCTCCCGCACCTCGTCCTCCGTGTGCGGGAACTGCCCGTCCCAGCCGTTGACGCCGACCACGAAGGGGAGCTTGGCCTCCTCGAAGTAGTCGATCGCGGGGAAGCCGTCGGCCAGGCGCCTGGTGTCGATCAGGACCACCGCGCCGATGGCGCCGCGGACCAGGTCGTCCCACATGAACCAGAACCGGTGCTGGCCGGGGGTGCCGAACAGGTACAGGATCAGATCCTTGTCCAGCGAGAGGCGGCCGAAGTCCATCGCGACGGTGGTCGTCGCCTTGTTCGGGGTGAGGCCGAGGTCGTCGATGCCGGCGCTGGCGTCGGTCATCACCGCCTCCGTGGTCAGCGGGAGGATCTCCGACACGGCGCCCACGAACGTGGTCTTGCCCACGCCGAACCCGCCCGCGACAACGATCTTCGTTGACGTCAGGCCTCCGTGATTAGAGCCTGCGTAGTCCACTGAGAACCCTTTCGAGCATGTTGAGATCCGGCTGTCCCTGTTCGAGACGTGGCTGATGGATACGGACCAGGCCCTCGTCGACCATGTCGGCCACCAGCACGCGGGCCACACCGAGCGGGATCCTCAGCAGAGCCGAGATCTCGGCGACCGACCGGAACGAACGGCACAGCCTGATGATGGCGTCCTGCTCGGGGGTGAGCAGAGCCATATCCTCCTCCATGATGAACGAGGAGGAGACCAGAGACTCCAGAGCCATGTGATAACGCGGTTCTGATCGGCCACCGGTGACCGCATATGGACGGAACAGGGGCTCCTCGTCCCCGGTTCCGTCACCTCCGAGCACGACCCTCTCCTGTGAAGAACGCGGTCACTATCGGCTCCGAGAAGACTGGAGCTCGGCCCGGAGGGCCGGGGTGAGCGCCTGACCGGCCCGGTCGACGAGCAGGGTCATCTGGTAGGCCACCAGGCCCATGTCGCACTCGGGAGAGGCCAGCACGGCGAGCACGGAGCCGTCGCTGATCGCCATCACCAGTAACAGGCCGCGTTCCATCTCGACCACCGTCTGGGTGACGGCACCGCCCTCGAACACGCGCGACGCGCCTACGGTCAAGCTCAGCAGGCCGGCCGCGACGGCGGCCAGCTGGTCGGCTCGATCGTTCGGAAAACCCTCGGAACTGGCGATCCGCAGTCCGTCGGCCGAGACGCACACCGCATGTGCGACCCCGGGGGTGCCGCGGACGAACTCGGTGATCAGCCAGTCGAACCTACGCGCCTCATGGCTCAGAGTCGTCACGAACTCTCCTCCTTGTCCACCGGGTTACCGGTGGCGTCTTCACCTACTTCAGCACGGCCCCGCCGTACACCTTGCTGGAAACTCGACAGGCGACTCCGCACCCGGTCCGCCGAGATCGGCGGCATCGGGGTGGCCGGCACGCTGGCCGCGACTCCGGGCACCAGGTTGGCCCGGGGAGTGCGCTTGGGCAGACCGGCCGCGGTGACCCCGCCGAGGGCGGGCTCACTCGCCGCCTGCGCCGCCTGCCATCCTGCGTCGGCCGGCGTCTGCCAGCTTCCGGTCTCTCGCATGGAAGCCGTCTCCCCGGCGGCTCCACGGAGCGGTTCACGAATCGGCTCATGGATCGGCTCATGAATCGGCTCCGCCACCGGCCCGCCGACCGACGGACGACCGCCTCCCCGGATCGTCTCGGAGAAGAGCGGCTCACCCGTCATAGGGGTGGAGCCCAGCGGACCGGCGAGCGGTGTCGCGGCTCGCCGCGCGGGGTCCTCGTCCACGGCCTCGTGCTCACCCGGATCGTCCGCCCGGCG
It includes:
- a CDS encoding DUF742 domain-containing protein encodes the protein MLGGDGTGDEEPLFRPYAVTGGRSEPRYHMALESLVSSSFIMEEDMALLTPEQDAIIRLCRSFRSVAEISALLRIPLGVARVLVADMVDEGLVRIHQPRLEQGQPDLNMLERVLSGLRRL
- a CDS encoding roadblock/LC7 domain-containing protein, coding for MTTLSHEARRFDWLITEFVRGTPGVAHAVCVSADGLRIASSEGFPNDRADQLAAVAAGLLSLTVGASRVFEGGAVTQTVVEMERGLLLVMAISDGSVLAVLASPECDMGLVAYQMTLLVDRAGQALTPALRAELQSSRSR
- a CDS encoding GTP-binding protein codes for the protein MDYAGSNHGGLTSTKIVVAGGFGVGKTTFVGAVSEILPLTTEAVMTDASAGIDDLGLTPNKATTTVAMDFGRLSLDKDLILYLFGTPGQHRFWFMWDDLVRGAIGAVVLIDTRRLADGFPAIDYFEEAKLPFVVGVNGWDGQFPHTEDEVREALALAPHIPVVRTDARYRDSVKGTLITLVEHVLRVRASYGTPV